One part of the Bdellovibrio bacteriovorus genome encodes these proteins:
- a CDS encoding pirin family protein: MIQVRKSNERGLAQHGWLNSKHTFSFAEYYDENFMGYGPLRVINEDRIEGGTGFDTHPHRDMEIISYVIDGELAHKDSMGNVAVIKPGEVQRMSAGTGIRHSEYNNIPGKETHFLQIWIKPDKVGVEPGYAQKNFADSFGCSDLILVASHKGRGGSITMNQDVDMYVAKAQDAGEKNHKTYPHRHLWVQVIKGDVQVDSKSLTAGDGAAITDVETLKLSWGKGAEFILFDMP, from the coding sequence ATGATTCAGGTAAGAAAATCCAACGAACGCGGTCTGGCTCAACACGGATGGCTGAACTCCAAACACACTTTCTCTTTTGCCGAATACTATGACGAAAACTTCATGGGTTATGGCCCGCTACGTGTGATAAACGAAGACCGCATTGAAGGCGGCACGGGTTTCGACACTCATCCTCACCGTGACATGGAAATCATTTCCTATGTGATCGACGGCGAGCTAGCGCATAAAGATTCAATGGGTAACGTGGCCGTGATCAAACCAGGCGAAGTGCAACGCATGAGCGCGGGCACGGGGATTCGTCACTCTGAATACAACAACATCCCGGGCAAGGAAACTCACTTCCTGCAAATCTGGATCAAGCCAGACAAAGTCGGGGTAGAGCCAGGCTATGCGCAGAAGAACTTTGCTGACAGCTTCGGTTGCAGTGATTTGATTCTGGTGGCTTCGCACAAGGGCCGTGGTGGTTCCATCACCATGAATCAGGATGTGGACATGTATGTGGCAAAAGCCCAGGATGCTGGTGAAAAAAATCACAAGACCTATCCGCACAGACATCTGTGGGTGCAGGTGATTAAAGGTGATGTGCAGGTGGATTCAAAATCCCTGACGGCAGGTGACGGTGCGGCGATCACGGATGTGGAAACACTGAAGCTTTCCTGGGGTAAAGGCGCAGAGTTCATTCTGTTCGACATGCCTTAG
- the lexA gene encoding transcriptional repressor LexA: protein MKTPLPPLTPKEKSVLEFIEAHILSSGVSPSYQEIKDHFGLASFNSVQNYLKQLTNKGYISNPQNLKRAIQVLHSASAVQDQLQSKTVSTKTGSPRTQLLQARDEILSLPLLGKVAAGQPIEAIKHDEFVDVPPSMVRNPSKSFALKVQGDSMIEDGIFDEDIILIQKQNSANNGDIIVATVDNEATVKRFYLRPRPETGDADKMVELRPSNSTMKSMWYTPDEVEIRGIVVGLIRKF from the coding sequence ATGAAAACGCCCCTCCCACCACTGACACCGAAAGAAAAATCCGTCCTCGAGTTTATCGAGGCGCACATCTTAAGTTCAGGAGTTTCGCCGTCATATCAAGAAATTAAGGATCACTTCGGTCTGGCTTCGTTCAACTCGGTTCAGAATTATCTGAAGCAGTTGACGAACAAGGGATATATCTCAAATCCCCAGAACTTGAAGCGAGCCATTCAGGTGCTCCACTCCGCTTCGGCGGTTCAGGATCAGCTGCAATCGAAAACGGTCTCGACGAAGACAGGATCTCCTCGCACTCAGCTCCTCCAGGCTCGTGACGAGATCCTGTCACTTCCCCTTCTTGGGAAAGTGGCGGCAGGCCAACCTATTGAAGCCATCAAACACGACGAGTTCGTGGACGTCCCCCCTTCCATGGTCAGAAATCCTTCCAAATCCTTTGCGCTGAAGGTGCAGGGCGATTCCATGATTGAAGACGGGATCTTTGATGAAGACATCATTTTGATTCAGAAACAGAATTCCGCCAACAACGGCGACATCATTGTGGCAACGGTAGATAATGAAGCCACCGTGAAACGCTTCTATCTGCGCCCCCGCCCGGAAACTGGGGACGCAGATAAGATGGTGGAATTGCGCCCATCCAATTCAACGATGAAATCCATGTGGTATACCCCTGATGAGGTTGAAATCCGTGGGATCGTTGTCGGCCTGATCCGTAAATTCTAA
- a CDS encoding general secretion pathway protein GspD: MLKYVISSLFVSILTLSQASAADKIKMYFNNEELTKVIEIYSKATGQKFIIDPGVRGKISIYNQEALEPAEAFNQLSIALATNGFAISKQNDVMVVKSARNVQRDLIEVSSEVPSVFPQRMYTWVATLKHVSVLDLNRDLRILPSRDGEMNVNAAANQIIFTDWATNLNRIAEILKAVDKPVDPATKKLVDASRRHHGPSNGPAHKGPAPKHDEAGKAPEKQ, encoded by the coding sequence ATGCTTAAGTACGTTATCTCAAGTTTGTTTGTTTCCATTCTTACTCTGTCCCAGGCGTCTGCTGCCGACAAAATCAAAATGTATTTCAATAACGAGGAACTGACCAAGGTGATCGAGATTTACTCGAAGGCCACGGGTCAGAAGTTCATTATTGATCCGGGCGTGCGCGGAAAAATCTCAATCTATAATCAAGAGGCTCTGGAGCCGGCTGAAGCGTTCAATCAGCTTTCCATCGCCCTTGCCACCAACGGCTTTGCGATCAGCAAACAAAACGACGTGATGGTGGTGAAATCCGCGCGTAATGTGCAGCGTGATTTGATCGAGGTCAGTTCGGAAGTTCCGTCCGTATTCCCGCAGCGCATGTACACCTGGGTGGCGACGCTGAAGCATGTTTCTGTTTTGGATCTGAATCGCGATCTGCGCATCCTGCCTTCGCGTGATGGCGAGATGAATGTGAATGCGGCGGCCAACCAGATCATCTTCACCGACTGGGCAACGAACCTGAACCGCATCGCTGAAATCCTGAAGGCTGTTGATAAACCGGTGGACCCAGCCACCAAAAAGCTGGTGGATGCTTCCCGCCGCCATCATGGCCCTTCAAACGGCCCAGCGCACAAAGGCCCGGCACCGAAGCATGACGAGGCTGGAAAAGCCCCTGAGAAGCAATAA
- a CDS encoding GAF domain-containing protein encodes MQQHTSINYSDKTKFYKELHSEAEGLAEKEWFVNLANFAALLKQHLPEINWVGFYLLHNNELLLSSFQGLPACTRIAIGKGVCGTAAKTLQTQLVADVDQFPGHIVSDAASKSEIVVPLIHNGKLLGVLDVDAPVLNRFDQEDQKGLEKFAEILLRKTQWPEKFA; translated from the coding sequence ATGCAACAGCACACGTCCATCAACTATTCAGATAAAACCAAGTTCTATAAAGAGCTGCACTCCGAAGCCGAAGGCCTGGCCGAAAAAGAATGGTTCGTGAATCTTGCGAACTTTGCAGCCCTGCTGAAACAGCACCTGCCCGAGATCAACTGGGTGGGATTTTATTTGCTTCATAACAACGAACTGCTGCTCAGCTCTTTCCAGGGACTGCCTGCCTGCACGCGCATCGCGATCGGAAAAGGTGTGTGCGGAACCGCGGCAAAAACACTGCAAACTCAACTGGTGGCAGACGTGGATCAGTTCCCAGGGCACATCGTGTCTGATGCCGCCTCTAAATCTGAAATCGTGGTGCCGTTGATTCATAACGGAAAACTGCTGGGAGTTTTGGATGTCGATGCGCCGGTCTTAAACCGCTTTGATCAAGAAGACCAAAAGGGTCTGGAGAAATTTGCAGAGATTCTTTTAAGAAAAACCCAGTGGCCGGAAAAGTTCGCTTAA
- a CDS encoding M14 family zinc carboxypeptidase, which yields MKALIFSAILMTVVGAKANFPDLQQDCINELKKFPGAWDDKLLHQACAKVQIDTQCVSAEGRPIYHYEKISSTPGAKKVLVFSMIHGDETPAGTVGRYWMERLEGIDPRNSWRVIPVLNPDGVKYKTRYNANKIDINRNFPTKDWDAGALTAWRRSTGSNPRRFPGKEGGSEPETKCAMKHLGDFQPDFIVSVHTPLKVLDYDGPKVKSPPKFDYLPWKSLGNYPGSLGRYMWVERSTPVLTMELKDNLPPNLAPFDQLQDIIGTLVKYETSAEQKKEETSTASSPTSFLPVALEH from the coding sequence ATGAAAGCATTAATTTTTAGCGCGATCCTTATGACAGTTGTTGGGGCGAAGGCGAACTTCCCTGATCTTCAGCAAGACTGTATCAATGAGCTCAAAAAATTTCCGGGCGCTTGGGACGACAAGCTTTTGCATCAGGCTTGTGCCAAGGTGCAAATCGACACTCAGTGCGTGAGTGCGGAAGGCCGGCCTATCTATCATTATGAAAAGATCTCTTCCACCCCTGGAGCCAAAAAGGTTCTGGTGTTCAGTATGATTCACGGAGATGAAACGCCGGCAGGCACCGTGGGCCGTTACTGGATGGAGCGTCTGGAAGGCATCGATCCGCGCAATTCCTGGCGTGTGATTCCGGTGTTGAACCCGGATGGCGTGAAATACAAAACCCGCTACAACGCGAACAAGATTGATATCAACCGCAACTTCCCAACCAAAGATTGGGATGCGGGGGCTTTGACTGCGTGGAGGCGTTCTACGGGCTCCAACCCACGCCGTTTCCCGGGTAAAGAAGGTGGCAGTGAGCCAGAAACCAAGTGCGCGATGAAGCACCTTGGTGACTTCCAGCCGGATTTTATCGTATCTGTTCACACACCGCTCAAAGTTTTGGATTACGACGGACCGAAAGTGAAATCTCCGCCCAAGTTTGATTACCTTCCTTGGAAGTCCCTGGGGAACTACCCTGGGTCCTTGGGTCGTTACATGTGGGTCGAGCGTTCAACACCGGTGCTGACGATGGAACTGAAAGACAATCTGCCGCCGAATCTGGCGCCGTTTGATCAGCTTCAGGATATTATCGGGACGCTGGTGAAATACGAAACCTCTGCAGAGCAAAAAAAAGAGGAGACTTCCACAGCCTCCTCTCCAACGAGCTTTTTACCTGTCGCCTTGGAACACT
- a CDS encoding FHA domain-containing protein, which translates to MNIANKLVSISIAEDAIPFMFFVARLSPDRGHAKDFDAIMRHYGRRCIFLTVPNIQISSYKNEDMPGHASLTFSEAGYVLVQDYNSSNGTYVGLGAEDIERYLKKFDGSKDAETITVDFGSSSLVPRPPHGQVKIGNYLGLELARSFSILVLMK; encoded by the coding sequence TTGAATATAGCTAATAAGCTTGTATCCATTTCAATAGCTGAAGACGCTATTCCGTTCATGTTCTTTGTTGCCCGCCTGTCGCCAGACCGCGGTCATGCGAAGGACTTCGATGCCATCATGCGCCATTATGGACGACGCTGTATCTTTCTGACCGTGCCTAATATTCAGATATCCTCATACAAGAATGAGGATATGCCAGGGCACGCCAGCTTAACATTTAGCGAGGCAGGCTATGTTCTTGTGCAGGACTACAATTCTTCAAATGGCACATATGTTGGGCTGGGGGCGGAGGACATTGAGCGGTATTTGAAGAAGTTTGATGGATCGAAGGATGCGGAAACTATAACTGTGGATTTTGGCAGTTCCAGTTTGGTCCCTCGTCCACCTCACGGTCAGGTTAAGATAGGAAACTATTTGGGTTTGGAATTGGCGCGATCTTTCAGCATCTTGGTTCTCATGAAGTAA
- a CDS encoding LysR family transcriptional regulator — MNLDQLEFIKAVIECGSFRAAADRVGRSQPALSVAIKNLEDELGLQIFDRSEYKVKLTPEGQAFYAVAKNTLESAQYTTRVGIELGRQKADTELHISADPLISTEVLEIIALECARPTLPVNLIFSKSILQGGYERLLEGEIDLAIAPSPKNSEDLESIFLEDVTLVAAVSRRLLQEKRSPTKDFLMKHPQILVYNSQIKPSKEPGHKIYVPDHHTKVKMIEGGVGWGRIAKSECTKEKNLVLIDKSIASETHLELCLVRPKNRPIGVTARSVWNAFQKRSTQGR, encoded by the coding sequence GTGAATTTAGACCAGCTGGAGTTCATTAAAGCCGTTATCGAATGTGGAAGCTTCCGTGCGGCTGCCGACAGGGTGGGCCGCTCTCAGCCCGCCTTAAGCGTTGCTATCAAGAATCTGGAGGACGAACTGGGCCTTCAGATCTTTGACCGCTCTGAATACAAGGTGAAGCTGACCCCCGAAGGCCAGGCCTTTTATGCTGTGGCAAAGAACACTCTGGAATCCGCCCAATACACCACCCGTGTCGGTATCGAACTGGGACGCCAAAAAGCTGATACAGAACTGCATATTTCCGCCGACCCCCTGATTTCCACCGAAGTGCTGGAGATAATCGCTCTGGAGTGCGCCCGCCCCACGTTGCCGGTAAATCTGATTTTTAGTAAATCCATCCTGCAAGGCGGATACGAACGCCTGCTGGAGGGTGAAATTGATCTTGCGATCGCGCCTTCCCCCAAAAACAGCGAAGATCTGGAAAGTATCTTCCTGGAAGACGTCACCCTGGTGGCGGCCGTGTCGCGCCGTCTGCTGCAGGAAAAACGCAGCCCCACCAAGGACTTCCTGATGAAGCACCCCCAGATTCTGGTCTATAACAGCCAGATCAAACCCAGCAAAGAACCCGGCCACAAGATCTACGTCCCCGATCACCACACCAAAGTGAAAATGATCGAAGGTGGTGTCGGCTGGGGCCGCATCGCCAAAAGCGAATGCACCAAAGAAAAAAATCTGGTGCTGATTGATAAATCCATCGCTTCTGAGACCCATCTTGAGCTATGTTTGGTCCGTCCCAAAAACCGCCCTATCGGCGTCACGGCCCGTTCAGTTTGGAATGCCTTTCAGAAACGGTCCACTCAAGGGAGATAG